TGCTCAAAACACCCCCGTTCTTCATTGCATCTCGAGCGTTTACCAACATATTCATCAAAACCTGGTGGAGCTGAGTTACGTCTCCTTGGATTGTCCAAAGGTCTTTGGGTATGTCGGTTTTTATTTCTATATTTTTTGGAAAAGTTTCTTTGGCAATCTTCTCCACTTCGGCTATTACATATCTTGTTTGAATAATCGTCCTCTCGACCTCTACACCCCTTGCAAAGGACAGGACTTGTTTCACTAAATTGGCTCCGCGTACGGCGCTTGATTCCAGAGTATCTATCCAAACCTGACTTTTCTCGTCCTTGTAGGTATTTCTTAAAAGCTGCAAGGCCATCATTATCGGCTGAAGCACATTATTCAAATCATGGGCGATCCCTCCGGCAAGCGTGCCGATGCTCTCCATTCTCTGGGCACGGAGAAACTGGGCTTCCAGTTTTTTCCTGTCGGTAACGTCCCGAAGAATAACGGTAAATATCTTTTGGCCCAAGGCTTCTACCTGCGAGATAGAGGCTTCTATGGGGAATTCCTCCCCATTGGAGCGTAAACCGCTGATTCCTCCCGTACTCCCCATAGTCCGATTGGTTGCGCCATAATCTCCAAATGTCTTTATATGCTCACGGTGCGCTGCACGAAATCTCTCCGGAATAAGGATGTCGACCGGCTGGCCGATTACATCACTAGACGAGTAGCCGAACATTTTCTCCGCAGCCCTGTTGAAATGAATGATATGCTGTTGAGAGTCCAGGCTTATAATCGCATCCATTGCCGAGTCAACGATCCCGGCGAGAAGAGCCCGGCTATCTTTCAGGGCTTCCAGGGCCCTCTTATGCTCTTTTCTCTCCTCCGCCTCTCTTAACGCTCGACGTACTGAGGGTGCGAGGCGGGATAGGTTATCTTTAAGGACGTAATCGGTAGCCCCACTCTTCAGGGTTTCAATGGCCCCCTCTTCACCGAGCGAGCCGGTAACGAATATAAAAGGCACGTCGGGAAATTTTTCCTTCGCAATCTTCAGTGCCTCCATTCCGTCGAATGAAGGCAGTGTGTGATCAGAGAGAATAAGGTCTGGTGCATGCTCCTCAAGTGCTTTAATAAAATCTTCTCTCGTCTCCACGCGCTTTGAAGAAAAAGAAATTTCTGCTTTGCGTAGTTCGTATTCGACTAGCTCTGTGTCCGTAGGAACGTCTTCCAGAATGAGTATTCGAAGCTCTTTATTCATTTCCCGCTCCCATGGAATGAAGAAGATACTATTAAGGATAAGCCCTATTTCAGCCGGGTCTGTGGTTTAGGAGCATCCAGTACATCCCCAGTTGTGTGACTGCCTGGATAAACTGGTCAAAATCTACCGGCTTAACTATGTAGCTGTTCACCCCGAGCTTGTAACTCTCCACCACGT
The sequence above is drawn from the Thermodesulfobacteriota bacterium genome and encodes:
- a CDS encoding response regulator produces the protein PKVDGLEVLRRVKSDERTKATPVVVLTSSREERDVVESYKLGVNSYIVKPVDFDQFIQAVTQLGMYWMLLNHRPG
- a CDS encoding response regulator — protein: MNKELRILILEDVPTDTELVEYELRKAEISFSSKRVETREDFIKALEEHAPDLILSDHTLPSFDGMEALKIAKEKFPDVPFIFVTGSLGEEGAIETLKSGATDYVLKDNLSRLAPSVRRALREAEERKEHKRALEALKDSRALLAGIVDSAMDAIISLDSQQHIIHFNRAAEKMFGYSSSDVIGQPVDILIPERFRAAHREHIKTFGDYGATNRTMGSTGGISGLRSNGEEFPIEASISQVEALGQKIFTVILRDVTDRKKLEAQFLRAQRMESIGTLAGGIAHDLNNVLQPIMMALQLLRNTYKDEKSQVWIDTLESSAVRGANLVKQVLSFARGVEVERTIIQTRYVIAEVEKIAKETFPKNIEIKTDIPKDLWTIQGDVTQLHQVLMNMLVNARDAMKNGGVLSISAENFYVDENYAQVHMDAKVGPHVVITVSDTGTGIPPELKDRIFEPFFTTKELEEGTGLGLSTAYGIVKGHGGFINVYSEIGKGTRFKVYLPAAETDETKKIGEKQIDDILLGHGELILVVDDEPSVQEIARVTLETYGYRVMTAGDGAEAIALYAQYLPDVKAVVLDMMMPIMDGPSCIKALRKLDPDARIIAVSGLKEHGRFGEVASTDVHAFLSKPFTAEALLRTLHKALNTN